The DNA window CATAATCACCTTTTAATGTTCACGCTCTAAAGCATCCTACAAAAAAGCCTGACCAGGGAGTCCCATGTCTGTTAAGAAATCCCTGGTGGCTAGAAGGAGGAACAAGGAACACACAAATTGAACCAATAATACCAGAGTAATTATTCAGCTCCACTAAACTATGAAATTATCCATCGTAACAGTCACAAGATACTCATCCAGAAAAGTagataagaaaagataaacctCTTGCATTGCCTTTCCCTCTCATTTCATTTTTGCCTCTGTAAAAAGAACATGGCGATTTACTCGAGGGTCGTATTTGCGAAACTCGAGCTTCTCCAAAGCTTTCTTGGCACTCTTCCTCTTGGCATAGAAGAATCCAGTTCCAGCAGCAGAAACAAGGCGGATGAACATGaaagtcttcttctttttgtcacCCATTGCttaactatatatatgtgtaCAGCAGAAGTCACCAAACAGTATGAAAACATATTCTTCTAAAGAAACTGACAGACATGttactttaaaaacaatatgcaatgaatattattcatatatgcACGGATATACATCTGCAGGTCATCACTAAAAGCAAAAGGCAAACTTTCAGTTCCAACCACAGCTATGAGCATTCATGTCCTTCGGAGCAGTCACTTCAATAAAAATGTTCAACGATAGGAGCTTCCTCAAATTATCTTTCCTAGAATCCTACATGATCAAAATATAACTACTTAAAACCTATACAGCACAGCACCAGTAAACTAGAAGAAGATGGAATCATTGCACCCTAACAGCATACCACATATACAATAAGGAAGTCTCACTTacacattttatcaaacaccatTTAAACAAACTTGATGTCATGaaccgaacaaaaaaaacacgaaacttcaaactcattaaagcatctttctttaatttccacTCCTGCCGAATCAAAACCATGATTAATTCTCTCATTATTCTTTCCctttccaaataaaataaaataaaaaccctaacttATAGTAGCCAAACTAAGCAAATCccactataaataaatattttacagaAACCCCATAAAAAGAACTGCAGATACATCATAATgaagcaaagaagaagaagaagaagaagaagctcacTTGGTACTCTTCTTTGCAGCCGTCAACAATGTCGGTCGACGAAAAGCAGAAGCTGCAAATACAAAACCCTTCGACAATTGAAATAAACCACACGTGGTTTGTTCAATTACATAAATGCCCTCTACCATTAATGTGTATTACCTAAAATGACCTTACCAATCATGTTAACCATTCGCATTACTTTACCTTCACaatcccctctctctctctcctgttTCCCAGTAGCAACGAAGTGGTAAAGGAaacaaaagtacaaaaaaaaaatcttgttaatTCCTTAATGTTATATTCGGTTACTGAGAAAATGTGGGAATTGATAGAAAAGTTTTGAACTTTGTTACTTTTGTAGATTATTGTTGAAGATGGCAGCGAGTGCTGTGGATGCGACGGGGAACCCGATCCCGACATCAGCGGTGTTAACGGCTTCATCGAAGCATATAGCGACAAGATGCTTTCCGGAGAACGTGGAATTTCTTAAGTGCAAGAAGAAGGATCCAAACCCGGAGAAATGCCTCGATAAAGGCCAGCAAGTCACTCGCTGTGTCCTTGGATTGTAAGTGCAATCTATACAATTTTGTCTTGAACCTTTTTTATCTAGTATTTTTCTTGTGATACTGTTGCTGGTGATTGTTAATTCATTATTTGTTGTGTTAATTAATGATGTTTGATTGTAATTTATGTACTGGTATTAAGGGTTTTGGGGTGTTTGGGAAGTTTGTTTGGGATATGAAGGTGAATGAAATATTgggttttggttattttattttgggccTGTTTGGATGTTGAAATGTGGTGGGATTGAGCTGGAAAGCAAGGTCGGGTCTCTGATTTTTCGTGGTTTTTGCATTGAGGTCGGAATGTCTACTCCCATGAGGTTGATAGAGCTTTTAATTAGTGGGAACTGAGGAACTTGCAtcatctctctgtttttttttttttttttttggctctcaTATTGATGAAGGTTACAGTTTGTGTTTCAAGTTAAGGAATCAATTTATGTAACCTTATGGAGATGATTGGTTTTGCTAGATATGAAGTTCTTAGAGTTGCTGATATGGTTTAGGCATCAAGCAAGAATGATTAGTTGATGTAGTGTTTATTGTTTCTGAATTCCTTGTGGAGCTAAAACTGGATTATTTTTTACGCCTGTATTTGGTATTGAAAGTTAGGCAAAAGCAGCTGATTGATGCATATAGTTAGCTTTCTGATGCATTGAGTGGCTGCAACTAGATGCATGGTATTGCTACTACCCCACTATGAGAAATGGAAAGGTTAGGGTTTGGGAAAATGCATATCGTTATTAATTCATGTTTGCTCTAGAAAGAGATTTGAAATAACGTATTATTTGTCCACCTTAGGGACGTAGATAGTCAAGAATCTAAACCTTGTTAACATTGATTACATTTCTGGGTCGTAATCCAAGCAATTAGTCATAAGAGTATAGAgtcttgattaaaaaacaaagtagtTCAAAGTTCATGCAACAGAGATCCAGTCACCTTTAACAATCCTTTAATGCAATCAGGGACTGAGTGAATCCATTGCATTCATTTTTGCATCCATTGACTCTTATTTTGTTTCTGTAATCTTAGCAATCGGGGTATTGCTGATATTATAGATTCAGACAAATTGATTGTAATGTAGAAGGATTAAAACTTGCATGCATTGGCATTTCCACACTTAGATTTATAGCATGCATGTACAAAATTAGGTGAGTTCTGCTTGTTGAATAAATTATCATACCTGAATGTCTCATCGACGAATGAACTTGATCTATTTGTAACCTGGTAGATGGTCAGAATGTCATTTTCTTCCCGTGTGCGATACTGTGAACAAGCTGTACcacaaactttattttgttttcatttttctgaTAGGCTGTATGACTTCTTTATATCCCACAGGTAAAATTGcctaatttattataaaatgatatttaatgaaCAGTATATCAGTTACTTATAAAGGACTCTATCCAGCATCAAACCAACCCACCAGCACATGCTCGCCATTTCACACTTTGGCATGCTTGGTTGTATAATCTAAATTTTGAGATGTTTGCCGCTGCAGGTTGAAAGATCTTCACCAGAAGTGCACAAACGAGATGGATGCTTACGTTGGTTGCATGTATTACTCTACAAATGAATTTGATTTGTGTCGCAAAGAGCAACAAGCATTTGAGAAAGCTTGCCCTTTGGAATGATTGGCAAACGGAACTAGTAATCAGCTCACAATAATTTAGGTCACAAAACAGTTTGTGATGAGCAAATACTGCTGGTGCTaaaaattttctatttcttgTGCCAATATTGTCTCACTTCTGGTACGCTCGGATTGTACTTTCAGATTGCATTCAAAAGAAAGGATAGGATGTTTTCCAGTGCATGGTTGCCGATTACATTATTTGCTTTTGGATTCTGATAGGTCTGCAGCCTGCTTgaaatattgtgtttgattaggTTTGGTGTGGCATAACATTAGGCCTTGTTTTTCATTGCGTTCCAactgtgcttttaaaaataaaaaaaaaaaaaaaaaaggcctgaAATTAGGGATGGGATTTTGAAAGGCTCTCCTGCTGCATATTGTTGCCAGGTTTGCTGGCCTCTGAAGGAATGCAGGCATTGATACATTCATAGCAAGTACAAAAATTCCTTGGTTACTTGTAAAGATTTTGAACCTAAGCCACAAATTCCACATATTTTGAAAGGCGCTTTCCTATTTCCTGGAAAGAGCACTATTGAGTAAAGGTCATCTCCTTTTATTTCGCAAGTTCCAGAATGCTTTCTGTTCCGTCTCTTCAGTTTGGTTATTGATGGGGACAAAAGAGAGAGGTAGGAGAGGTAAGAGGGGAGAAGTGAAGAGCAAAAAATTAGGAGctaaagaaaagagaggaaaattgGGGGTTGGAAAATTGAAAGTCTCAaactttttatcaaattattataatttaactacagattaaaaaaaaaaagagtataaagGGTAAAACCATGAAACAGCCAATTATTTAGTCAAAAGTTTACAAAACTAAACTcaagttcaaaataaaataataacaaaatttaattaaaagttcaaataatttgaaatcaaaaaatataagctAAATCTTAATCTCTTAACCATTAAACAATAACAGTTGGCTTATCTTCCATCATCAAAGAGCATTTTCATATGTAGACCATGTTTTAGGTCTAGTGTCTCTACAATTCTCCTAGGTTGGGAAAACTTAACCTCATCGAGTATATCTTCGGATAACTCCAATAACacttctaaaaattaaaattaaattgttgcaATATTTATCATGTAATTCAAGTACAATCTCAATCTAATAGGCTATCTCATAAACTAGAATTTCTTGAACTTCATCATCCCTGGTAAAAACATGTGAATTCCAAGCAATATTAGTATGTTCCTTTTGtaccaataataaaaataagtatcaTGGATAAGATgttgtcttttatatataacaagGCTTTTCAAATCAAAGGTGAAgctaatatcaaaatttaatagCAGTTTAATGacgtaattattttatttaaatatttgcaATTCTTTGAATATTCAGTACTTCTCGCTTGCAATTtacaattgcttttcaaatgacACCATTCAGGTATAACCTATATCATGAAATATTTCTCAACATTAAATGCATCATGatacttaaattaatattgaactCTTGAACTCATCTTTATTGACAAttaattttctcttatattctcTATAAACTTGGGCACTCCTAGGATTTTGTTTGTGAGGTGTAGCACCTAACAAAGAACTATTACTTTGAAATTAAGACATCGCAAGGGTGTTACGGTGATCTTAATGTTTTATCCATTGACTTTTTATAATTAGCTTATAATTTTGCACTACATTATAGGCTTGGTCAATGGTGGAAATGCATTTAAGTATAACCTTTATTCTAAGTTCATCATTCAAACCTCCACGAAACTTGCTAAAAATTATGGTCTCGTTCTCTCTAATGATATATTTTCCATTATACTCATTAAATTGTACTAATATTCACTATTAGACTTATTTCATTGCCTaaaatttttcaattgatttaagagtttatttctataagattatgatACTTATTTctcatgtattttttgtttcatttcaatCTAATCAATGATAGAAAATTTACCTCTCCTTTTAATTAAATCAGGCACTATTAATGAGTTTCATCTTAGCaaatctaactttttttttttaaacaagttgGACCGATTAAAAAAGTGATGACTAAAGGTTATGATGACCACCAAAAGTCAAGGTCTCTATTATATTAGATCTCATGACTTGCTCATTAGGGTTAACATAACTAGAATAACCTAGATGATAGTTATATTAATTGTCCTTGGTGAACTTGCCTACAATGATTATTGATGTGATTTTTATTAGACTTTTGGGTACTTTATTTGAGAATTCTTTAGGAACTTAACTCTTTGAAAATAAGTTGGGTTTGTATAAGTTGTAAGTTCTCTTTGAATAGCCTTAAAGTGTATCACTAATGATCCAGTCCATGGTAAGTTTAGACTCAAAGGTAGGCACTGAATGACCATGACGCAAATGTATTTTACACTTacttgaagatgaaattaaaatcctaaatgattcttacaagtggaattacaaaacaaaattaaagttaattctatcttctttttttttttttttgacttggaGATTAATCAAGATCATAATATACATTAGGAAAATTATAAACATGAAATGCTAGaccttttaaatataaatgattaatcaaacataATGTTACAACCTTTCACAAGTCTAACAAAAACTCACAATTAACAAAGAGAACTAGATGTCAAATATCAATGATGAAAGAAGTTGTTGGACAAAAATTACTTATTTAAATGCAAgatgggattattatttttttagacaaaaaagtTTATTAATAATAAGGAATCACTAGTACAAAACTAGAAAAGTAAATTTCAACAATTGAAGGTTGAGTGATTTATCCACTAGATTATTTAatgatgtgtatatatatatatgtgaaattgaaaatcaaatatataataaaaataaaaataaaaataaaaatcaaattaaattaaattttaaaagataaattcaaaaaaaaaatattcaaaacaaaatatatatcatttaaaagcttcaagaaacaaatttaatataattaaaaaatatatatatttttaatttttttacaatctcttgaaagtattttttattaaaaataaaaattaaacaaaaaaaacaattttttaaaaatcaagttaaattttctttaactagaaagttatttttgttggttaaattttctaataacaaacaaacacaaaaaaaatttactaaaaatttacaaaaaaatcactttacATTAGCGAACATGGCCTAaatttttggaaagaaaaattgCTGGCGCAGGGATTCAAACCTGCGACCTTCGACATTGCCGCTCGCTTCAGGCGTCTGAGCTGTCATAGAATTGatgtaaaacaattaaaaagatgCATCAAGATGTTTTACTGTTCACATTGTATATATAAACAGTAAGGCTCTATAAGATACCCAATTCTTTTAGAGTATTTAGGTAACGAGCTCTGGAAATTACAAACACCAATTTATGGAATACTAAAATACGATGAGACTAAATTCACTTGGCATGAACATAGGTAGCCAAATAGAGTTATCAGCCAAGTCATCTAGACAGTAAGATTTCCAACAGGAACCACATGAGCAGCACAAAATATTGACATGCACGAGAATGCTTCTTAGTCACTGAGATAACAAGAACTCTAAACCAAAAGAAATCCACATATCATAGCCATATTAACATTCTTCATATAGCTTATAGTTACTCCCCCGCGGGATGATCTCCAACAGAACCGCAACCAGCATAAAATGGCAGCGTAAATAAGAACAGACATTAGCGAGAACTGCACAGAGAAAACAAAGGATCAGCACTCCAGTATTTCAAGTAATACAAAGATAAAGATGAAGGCATGCTGTCGTACTCTACATGTAGACATCTAAGAATAACCCAAGCAGAAACCATGACAAATCATTTgaacttcataaaaaaagtaAGGATC is part of the Populus alba chromosome 10, ASM523922v2, whole genome shotgun sequence genome and encodes:
- the LOC118034535 gene encoding uncharacterized protein produces the protein MGDKKKKTFMFIRLVSAAGTGFFYAKRKSAKKALEKLEFRKYDPRVNRHVLFTEAKMK
- the LOC118034533 gene encoding NADH dehydrogenase [ubiquinone] 1 alpha subcomplex subunit 8-B, which translates into the protein MAASAVDATGNPIPTSAVLTASSKHIATRCFPENVEFLKCKKKDPNPEKCLDKGQQVTRCVLGLLKDLHQKCTNEMDAYVGCMYYSTNEFDLCRKEQQAFEKACPLE